One segment of Saprospiraceae bacterium DNA contains the following:
- a CDS encoding flippase-like domain-containing protein yields the protein MSEEQTQPLPTIEAEGRRVVRSFRLRRMILPIALGITAVGFLFYYQFDLEQFRSIEWTGRAFAWIGLAFLILVVRHLFYTLRLRTITGDVFSWRKCLELVVLWEFSAALTPTSKGGPFVMLFVLTKEKLAAGRTAAAVLYTMVLDSGFFVVTLPILLLLYGPPMLYPGMKSYSDVGLASGTFFVTYGLMLTYWSFIVFLLLIKPRYAKKALGALASLPFLKKWSARLHLLGEEFALAAEEIHRRDWRYHLKVIVGTVGAWTSKFIMINCLIIAIMPSTPVDGATQAFIYARMVAMFIIMAFSPTPGGAGLAEVALVGFISDYVPAGIGLVVALLWRGMAYYGYLLLGAVVVPAWVAANMRMPKRGA from the coding sequence GTGTCAGAAGAACAAACCCAGCCCCTGCCCACCATCGAAGCCGAAGGCCGGCGCGTGGTGCGTTCCTTTCGCCTTCGCCGCATGATTCTGCCCATCGCGCTGGGCATCACCGCCGTAGGCTTCTTGTTTTACTACCAGTTCGACCTTGAGCAGTTCCGCAGCATCGAATGGACGGGGCGAGCGTTTGCGTGGATAGGGTTGGCTTTCCTGATATTGGTGGTCAGGCACCTGTTCTACACGCTCCGGCTGCGCACCATCACGGGCGATGTGTTTTCTTGGCGCAAATGCCTCGAGCTCGTGGTGCTGTGGGAATTCAGCGCCGCCCTCACGCCCACGAGCAAAGGCGGCCCTTTCGTCATGCTCTTCGTGCTGACCAAAGAAAAGCTCGCAGCCGGGCGCACTGCCGCTGCCGTGCTCTACACGATGGTGCTCGATTCGGGGTTCTTCGTCGTCACCTTGCCCATCCTGCTGCTGCTCTACGGGCCGCCGATGCTCTATCCGGGCATGAAAAGCTACAGCGACGTGGGGCTGGCCAGCGGGACGTTTTTTGTCACCTACGGCCTGATGCTCACCTACTGGTCGTTCATCGTTTTTTTGTTGCTGATAAAACCTCGCTACGCCAAAAAAGCATTGGGGGCGCTGGCTAGCCTGCCTTTTTTGAAAAAATGGTCGGCGAGGCTTCATTTGCTCGGCGAGGAATTCGCCTTGGCCGCCGAGGAAATCCACCGCCGCGACTGGCGCTACCACCTCAAGGTCATCGTCGGCACGGTGGGCGCATGGACGAGCAAATTCATCATGATAAATTGCCTCATCATCGCCATCATGCCCTCCACGCCCGTGGACGGCGCGACACAAGCATTCATCTACGCCCGCATGGTGGCCATGTTCATCATCATGGCTTTCAGCCCAACGCCGGGCGGCGCAGGGTTGGCGGAGGTGGCGTTGGTGGGATTCATCTCCGACTATGTGCCGGCGGGCATTGGGCTTGTGGTGGCGCTGCTGTGGCGTGGCATGGCGTACTACGGCTACCTGCTGTTGGGGGCAGTGGTGGTGCCGGCTTGGGTGGCGGCCAATATGCGAATGCCGAAGCGGGGGGCGTGA
- a CDS encoding TonB-dependent receptor — translation MKAKTLPTALALLALLSAGLQTAHGQHQVVGSIRDAAGQPLPAATVLLLQATDSTLSKGQIGGADGSYSFDQVAPGDYLLRIAMLGFVDYFSETFSLTNRSGKTDLGIAVMRENTAQLNEVSVVAKKPLFEQQIDRMVVNVANSITSAGATALEVLQRSPGVVVNRQANSLSMNGKDGVVVMLNGKISWMPISALVQMLDGMSSDNIERIELIHTPPANFDAEGNAGIIHIVLKKNADDGLNGSFATHVGYGLKEKAGASVNFNWHREKVNFFGDYSWAYNNNPQLFTNYRSVSKGGNMLETDTKSDRDPTRTHTQNARLGLDYRLNEKTIVGVLGGWMDRHWTMDAVNDVTLSENGVPTGFVEIPNHELNHWQHGFGNLNLQHRFTQKQMLNVDVDYARYLNNNPSDYTNRFFDAERNPTQEQMLRVSKNTPIDIWAAKADYTWDLGQHMKWEAGVKAALSKFDNDIRVENLVQGAWTPDARYTADYALREEIGAAYTAFSMKLGTNTDLKAGLRYEYTQSNLGTSEQPNIVDRQYGNFFPSLFVSRKINDNHQVNIAYSRRIQRPDFTQMAPFVIFFDPNTFMTGNTALQPSITDAVSTSYRYKSWQLSLQYSHENGPIAWLPKVNPETNQQLNIPENFDNAHTLSATLSLPFHPTEWWEMQNNLTAQWQRTNATLDGTAVQISQPNWNFNGSQTFRLPQKFTLELSGFYFPKSLFGIITNRPLGTLDIGLQKELSHHRGNLRFSVTDVFFTANWSATANQPDLNLKWEGLFRFSERVFRISYARNFGSNKVSAARQRGTGSEEERRRVN, via the coding sequence ATGAAAGCAAAAACACTTCCGACAGCCCTCGCGCTGCTTGCCCTCCTATCGGCAGGGCTTCAGACCGCTCACGGCCAGCATCAAGTCGTAGGCTCCATCAGAGATGCCGCCGGCCAACCGCTCCCCGCCGCCACCGTACTGCTGCTCCAAGCGACAGACTCCACGCTCTCAAAAGGCCAAATTGGCGGTGCGGACGGCTCCTATTCCTTCGACCAAGTCGCTCCCGGCGACTACTTGCTCCGCATCGCCATGCTAGGTTTTGTGGACTACTTTTCCGAGACTTTTTCCCTGACAAATCGGTCGGGCAAGACAGACCTGGGCATAGCCGTGATGCGCGAGAACACCGCCCAACTCAACGAGGTAAGCGTCGTGGCCAAAAAGCCCCTGTTCGAGCAGCAGATAGACCGCATGGTGGTCAATGTCGCCAACAGCATCACCTCCGCCGGTGCCACTGCGCTCGAGGTGCTGCAACGCTCGCCTGGCGTGGTGGTCAATCGTCAGGCGAACTCCCTTTCCATGAACGGGAAAGACGGCGTGGTGGTGATGCTCAATGGCAAAATCAGCTGGATGCCCATTTCCGCGCTGGTGCAGATGCTCGACGGCATGAGCTCCGACAACATCGAGCGCATCGAGCTCATCCATACCCCGCCTGCCAATTTCGACGCGGAGGGCAATGCCGGCATCATTCACATTGTTTTGAAAAAAAATGCGGACGATGGGCTGAACGGCTCTTTTGCCACCCACGTTGGCTATGGTTTGAAAGAAAAAGCGGGCGCAAGCGTCAATTTCAACTGGCATCGGGAAAAGGTCAATTTTTTCGGCGACTACTCGTGGGCCTACAACAACAACCCGCAACTGTTCACCAACTACCGCAGCGTCAGCAAAGGTGGCAACATGTTGGAAACCGATACCAAAAGCGACCGTGACCCAACCCGCACGCATACCCAAAACGCACGGCTTGGCCTCGATTATCGTTTGAATGAAAAAACAATAGTGGGTGTGCTCGGCGGCTGGATGGACCGCCACTGGACGATGGATGCCGTCAACGATGTCACGCTGTCGGAAAACGGCGTGCCGACGGGCTTTGTCGAAATTCCCAATCACGAACTCAATCACTGGCAACACGGATTCGGCAACCTCAACCTGCAACACCGCTTTACCCAAAAGCAAATGCTCAACGTGGACGTGGACTACGCCCGCTACCTGAACAACAACCCCAGCGACTATACCAATCGCTTCTTCGATGCCGAACGCAACCCCACACAAGAGCAGATGCTGCGCGTGAGCAAAAACACGCCTATTGATATTTGGGCCGCCAAGGCCGATTACACTTGGGACCTCGGACAACACATGAAGTGGGAAGCAGGGGTGAAGGCCGCGCTGTCGAAATTCGACAACGACATTCGGGTGGAAAACCTCGTGCAGGGGGCGTGGACACCCGATGCGAGATATACCGCCGATTATGCGCTGCGAGAGGAAATAGGCGCAGCCTACACGGCATTTTCCATGAAATTGGGCACCAACACCGACTTGAAAGCCGGTCTTCGCTACGAGTACACCCAATCGAATCTCGGCACCTCCGAGCAGCCCAACATCGTGGATAGACAATACGGCAACTTTTTCCCAAGCCTTTTCGTGTCGCGCAAAATCAACGACAACCACCAAGTGAACATCGCCTACAGCCGCCGCATCCAGCGCCCAGACTTCACCCAAATGGCACCTTTCGTCATCTTTTTCGACCCCAACACTTTCATGACGGGCAACACCGCGCTGCAGCCCTCCATCACCGATGCCGTGAGCACCTCCTACCGATACAAGTCGTGGCAACTTTCCTTGCAATATAGTCACGAAAACGGCCCTATCGCTTGGCTGCCCAAGGTCAACCCCGAAACCAACCAGCAACTGAACATACCCGAAAACTTCGATAACGCCCACACGCTGTCGGCCACGCTGTCGCTGCCTTTTCACCCGACCGAGTGGTGGGAAATGCAAAACAACCTTACCGCCCAATGGCAGCGAACCAACGCAACGCTCGACGGAACGGCGGTGCAAATCAGCCAACCCAACTGGAATTTCAACGGCTCTCAAACGTTTCGACTGCCCCAAAAATTCACCCTCGAACTCTCTGGGTTTTATTTTCCAAAATCCTTGTTTGGTATCATCACGAACCGCCCACTCGGGACACTCGACATCGGTTTGCAAAAAGAATTGTCTCATCATCGCGGCAACCTCAGATTCAGCGTGACCGATGTGTTTTTCACCGCCAACTGGTCCGCCACTGCCAACCAACCCGACCTGAACCTAAAGTGGGAGGGGCTTTTCAGGTTCAGCGAGCGGGTGTTTCGCATCAGTTATGCACGCAATTTTGGCAGCAACAAGGTGAGCGCCGCCCGTCAGCGTGGCACGGGTTCGGAAGAGGAGCGGAGAAGGGTGAATTGA